One Psychrosphaera aestuarii DNA window includes the following coding sequences:
- the gltB gene encoding glutamate synthase large subunit has protein sequence MNNIKHTALHDERWVKDNCGFGLIAHLEGEPSHKIIRTAITSLARMQHRGGVSADGKTGDGCGLLMQKPDQFFTAVAEQNGWRLGKKYAVGNIFLSQDPLLNQQAKKIIVKELEKETLQIVGWREVPTNKNILGEIATESLPDIQQVFVNAPPGWRKKDFERRLYMARRRIEQQMLHDTDFYISSLSCLVTIYKGLVMPKDLADFYLDLSDIRMSTAICVFHQRFSTNTTPQWKLAQPFRFLAHNGEINTIKGNRQWAQARQYKFHSPLIADLKEAAPFVNYEGSDSASLDNMLELFLAGGMDLFRAMRLLVPPAYQKHPQMDEKLKAFYEFNSMHMEPWDGPAGIVITNGRHVACNLDRNGLRPARYIITKDKLLTLASESGIWDYTPDEVVEQGRVGPGEMLAVDTYNGKVWYSDEIDYDLKDRHPYNEWLEQHIRHLVPFEDYAADKIGTRLYDDKQQRILHKLFNYTYEEIEQVVKVLACDGQEATGSMGDDTPMAVMSHKVRDLYDYFRQQFAQVTNPPIDPLRESHVMSLATCIGREQNVFAETSGYADRVLFDSPVLMYTDLKQLKEFDQEHYRTETFALCYNASQFSLQQAIESLCKKVAHSVKEHQTVIVILSDKNPTQEQLVIPAPLALGAVQEVLVSSQLRCDTNIIVESGGVRNSHQLAVLIGLGATAVYPYLAYETVEQYVANGDIQLSAKQAISNYRKGLNKGLLKIMSKMGIATVASYRCSNLFELIGIGNKVMQLCFPHIVSRVGGADFKDIESDLIRLNKYAWLARKELEHGGYLKYVHGGEYHAYNPDVVQLLQKAVQSGNSNDYQLYADAVNNRPASHFRDLFKLTSCKSIPLDEVEPVSALFPKFDSAAMSIGALSPEAHEALAIAMNKLGGYSNSGEGGEDPKRFGTLKNSRIKQVASGRFGVTPHYLRNADVIQIKVAQGAKPGEGGQLPGEKVSPEIAKLRFSIPGVTLISPPPHHDIYSIEDLAQLIFDLKQVNPNALISVKLVSEPGVGTIATGVAKANADLITISGFDGGTGASPLTSVKHAGSPWELGLAETHQALVENGLRHKVRLQVDGGLKTGLDIVKAAILGAETFGFGTGPMVALGCKYLRICHLNNCATGVATQDQQLRQRYFIGLPEMVENYFKFIGEETRQWMASLGVANLVDLIGRTDLLEIVEGQTDKQQELALENILNSVSLTSANSLYKSELNPPADPASLNHKIVADAQSALSNRSGGSFCYNIKNTDRSVPAKLSGEVAAKYGNQGMAGDPINLSFIGTAGQSFGVWNAGGINLHLIGDANDYVGKGMTGGTIVIHPPQGVAYQTHESAMAGNTCLYGATGGKLIIAGCVGERFAVRNSGANAVIEGAGENACEYMTGGTVVVLGKVGINFGAGMTGGFAYLLDEDESLNEKINPQHVEALSLPNQLHIEFLRGLINDHFEATQSARSLEILSEFSHWQTKFKLVKPKSVDVSLLLGHRQRSSNELRIEAM, from the coding sequence TTGAATAATATCAAACATACTGCACTGCATGACGAACGTTGGGTAAAAGACAATTGTGGTTTTGGCTTAATTGCGCATTTAGAAGGTGAGCCAAGTCACAAAATTATTCGAACCGCTATTACCAGTCTCGCTCGCATGCAACACAGAGGTGGCGTATCGGCCGACGGTAAAACCGGTGATGGATGCGGTTTGTTGATGCAAAAACCCGATCAGTTCTTTACGGCCGTGGCAGAGCAAAATGGTTGGAGGCTTGGTAAAAAATATGCCGTTGGTAATATTTTTCTTAGCCAAGACCCTCTCCTTAATCAGCAAGCAAAAAAGATCATCGTCAAAGAACTAGAAAAAGAAACACTACAAATAGTTGGTTGGCGTGAAGTCCCAACGAATAAAAATATACTTGGTGAAATTGCCACAGAAAGTTTGCCGGACATCCAGCAGGTGTTTGTTAACGCTCCGCCAGGCTGGCGTAAAAAAGACTTTGAGCGTCGACTTTACATGGCACGACGACGAATTGAACAACAGATGCTTCATGACACCGATTTCTATATTTCTAGCTTAAGCTGTTTAGTTACTATTTATAAAGGGTTAGTCATGCCGAAGGACTTGGCAGACTTTTACTTAGATCTTTCTGACATTAGAATGTCTACCGCAATTTGTGTATTCCACCAGCGGTTTTCTACGAATACCACGCCTCAATGGAAACTGGCGCAACCGTTTAGATTTCTCGCACACAACGGCGAAATAAATACGATAAAAGGAAATCGTCAATGGGCTCAAGCACGGCAATATAAGTTTCACTCGCCATTAATTGCTGATTTAAAAGAAGCCGCACCGTTTGTAAATTATGAAGGTAGCGATAGTGCATCCCTAGATAACATGCTGGAGTTATTTCTCGCCGGTGGGATGGACTTATTCAGAGCAATGCGATTATTGGTGCCACCTGCCTATCAAAAGCATCCTCAAATGGATGAAAAATTGAAAGCCTTTTACGAGTTTAACTCCATGCATATGGAACCTTGGGACGGCCCTGCAGGCATAGTCATTACTAATGGTCGCCATGTAGCCTGTAACTTAGATAGAAACGGCTTGCGCCCTGCTCGGTATATTATTACAAAAGACAAGTTGTTAACGCTCGCTTCAGAGTCGGGTATTTGGGACTACACTCCTGACGAGGTGGTTGAGCAAGGTCGAGTTGGGCCAGGTGAAATGTTAGCGGTGGACACTTATAACGGTAAAGTTTGGTATTCGGATGAAATTGATTATGACTTAAAAGATCGCCACCCATACAATGAATGGCTAGAGCAGCACATTCGTCACTTAGTACCGTTTGAAGATTATGCTGCTGATAAAATTGGCACCCGGCTGTACGATGACAAGCAACAACGGATCTTACATAAGCTTTTTAATTATACTTATGAAGAAATCGAACAAGTAGTAAAAGTACTCGCTTGTGATGGCCAAGAAGCCACTGGCTCTATGGGTGATGATACGCCAATGGCCGTGATGTCACATAAAGTTCGCGATCTATACGACTATTTTCGTCAACAATTCGCCCAGGTTACAAATCCACCGATAGATCCCTTGCGCGAAAGCCATGTCATGTCATTAGCAACCTGTATAGGTCGTGAACAAAATGTATTTGCCGAAACGTCAGGTTATGCCGACAGAGTTCTATTTGATTCGCCGGTATTAATGTACACAGACCTAAAGCAACTAAAAGAGTTTGATCAAGAACATTATCGAACCGAGACGTTTGCCTTGTGCTACAACGCTAGTCAATTTTCGTTACAACAGGCAATAGAGAGTTTATGCAAAAAAGTTGCGCATTCTGTAAAAGAACATCAAACCGTCATTGTCATATTATCCGATAAAAACCCGACGCAAGAGCAATTGGTTATTCCCGCACCGCTAGCGTTAGGTGCTGTGCAAGAAGTGCTCGTAAGTAGTCAGCTTCGCTGCGATACTAATATTATTGTTGAGTCTGGCGGCGTTCGTAACTCCCATCAACTCGCGGTATTAATCGGTCTTGGTGCAACGGCTGTGTACCCTTACCTTGCATATGAAACCGTCGAGCAATATGTAGCAAACGGTGATATTCAATTAAGTGCCAAACAAGCAATTAGTAACTACCGAAAAGGTCTAAATAAAGGCTTGTTGAAAATCATGTCGAAAATGGGCATTGCGACGGTTGCTAGTTATCGCTGCTCAAACCTATTTGAGTTAATCGGCATAGGCAACAAAGTAATGCAGTTATGCTTTCCGCATATTGTCAGTCGAGTGGGTGGCGCCGATTTTAAAGATATTGAGTCAGACCTCATTCGCTTAAACAAGTATGCATGGCTCGCCCGCAAAGAACTGGAGCATGGTGGATACTTAAAGTATGTGCATGGTGGGGAGTATCACGCTTACAATCCTGATGTTGTTCAGTTATTGCAAAAAGCAGTACAGAGTGGCAATAGCAACGACTATCAGTTATATGCTGATGCTGTAAATAATCGCCCTGCCAGCCACTTTAGAGATTTGTTTAAGCTTACCTCTTGTAAAAGTATTCCGTTAGATGAAGTTGAGCCTGTTAGTGCTCTGTTTCCGAAGTTTGACTCTGCTGCTATGTCCATAGGCGCATTAAGTCCTGAAGCGCACGAAGCCTTGGCTATCGCTATGAATAAACTTGGTGGTTATTCAAATTCAGGTGAAGGCGGTGAGGATCCAAAACGCTTCGGGACGTTGAAAAACTCTCGGATAAAGCAAGTTGCTTCAGGTCGATTTGGTGTAACTCCACATTACTTAAGAAATGCCGATGTGATTCAAATTAAAGTCGCACAAGGAGCAAAACCAGGAGAAGGTGGTCAATTACCAGGAGAAAAAGTCAGTCCTGAAATCGCTAAGCTTAGGTTTTCGATTCCGGGCGTTACCTTAATTTCACCGCCACCGCATCATGACATTTATTCAATTGAAGACTTGGCACAACTTATCTTCGATTTAAAACAAGTTAATCCAAACGCGTTAATATCGGTAAAATTAGTTTCTGAGCCTGGTGTCGGTACTATCGCAACTGGCGTCGCCAAAGCCAATGCTGATCTAATTACCATTTCTGGTTTTGATGGCGGTACAGGTGCCAGCCCTTTAACTTCAGTAAAACACGCAGGTAGTCCTTGGGAGCTGGGTTTAGCTGAAACACACCAAGCGCTGGTTGAAAACGGTTTACGCCATAAAGTTAGGTTACAAGTAGATGGTGGTCTCAAAACCGGTTTAGATATAGTTAAGGCCGCTATATTAGGTGCAGAGACCTTTGGTTTTGGTACCGGCCCTATGGTGGCTTTAGGCTGTAAATACTTACGTATATGTCATTTAAATAACTGCGCAACCGGTGTCGCAACCCAAGATCAACAACTTAGACAACGCTATTTCATTGGCTTGCCCGAGATGGTTGAAAATTACTTTAAGTTTATAGGCGAAGAAACTCGCCAGTGGATGGCCAGCTTAGGTGTCGCCAATCTAGTCGACTTAATCGGTCGCACTGACTTGTTAGAAATAGTTGAGGGTCAAACAGACAAGCAGCAAGAATTAGCGCTAGAAAATATATTAAATTCCGTGTCGCTAACAAGCGCGAACAGTCTTTACAAATCGGAGCTAAACCCTCCTGCGGATCCGGCTAGCTTAAATCATAAAATTGTAGCGGATGCACAATCGGCGTTATCAAATCGTTCTGGCGGTAGCTTTTGTTACAACATCAAAAATACCGACCGTTCTGTTCCGGCTAAACTGTCTGGTGAGGTGGCTGCCAAATACGGAAACCAAGGTATGGCCGGCGATCCGATAAACTTAAGTTTTATTGGCACCGCAGGTCAAAGCTTTGGGGTCTGGAACGCGGGTGGTATTAACTTACACCTAATTGGTGATGCAAATGATTATGTCGGTAAAGGGATGACTGGCGGCACCATTGTTATCCATCCGCCTCAGGGTGTCGCGTATCAAACGCATGAATCGGCCATGGCCGGCAACACCTGTTTATACGGCGCAACTGGTGGCAAGCTAATAATCGCAGGCTGTGTTGGCGAGCGATTTGCTGTTCGTAACTCGGGTGCTAATGCGGTGATCGAAGGTGCCGGCGAAAATGCCTGTGAATATATGACTGGCGGTACCGTTGTTGTCTTGGGCAAAGTTGGAATTAATTTTGGTGCAGGTATGACAGGCGGATTTGCATATCTATTAGATGAAGATGAATCCCTTAATGAAAAAATAAATCCACAACATGTAGAAGCTTTAAGTCTGCCAAATCAGTTGCATATCGAGTTTTTACGCGGCTTGATAAATGATCATTTTGAAGCAACGCAAAGTGCACGATCATTAGAGATTTTAAGCGAATTTTCCCATTGGCAAACTAAGTTTAAGTTAGTGAAACCTAAATCTGTCGATGTTTCTTTGTTGTTAGGTCATAGGCAAAGATCGTCAAATGAATTACGCATTGAAGCGATGTAG
- a CDS encoding YfiR/HmsC family protein, whose protein sequence is MTKLSLLLLVLLLPYKSYSDQTVNVDAINVSKTAALIYKLYFFVDFPSSSDIPKYCFVGKNSFGVAKVLLDQQKNNQLKTKIKVSKWQSPSEIDPKMCNVIYSAPSSADDKDLFQELSKLVLTVSNSVELRETGHISSITYQDEEAVLSFSRKNLKRSAILVNSQLIRNSDLRP, encoded by the coding sequence ATGACTAAATTAAGTTTACTACTATTAGTCTTGCTGTTGCCCTATAAGAGCTATTCAGATCAGACGGTAAATGTCGACGCGATAAACGTCTCTAAAACAGCAGCCTTAATCTACAAATTATATTTTTTTGTCGACTTTCCTAGCTCTTCGGACATTCCTAAGTATTGCTTTGTTGGAAAGAACAGTTTTGGTGTCGCCAAAGTGCTTTTAGATCAACAGAAGAACAATCAATTAAAGACAAAGATAAAAGTAAGTAAATGGCAAAGCCCGTCTGAAATAGACCCCAAGATGTGTAACGTAATATATTCGGCACCATCTTCAGCGGACGATAAAGATTTGTTCCAAGAGTTATCTAAGCTAGTCCTAACGGTTAGTAATTCTGTTGAGTTAAGGGAAACTGGGCATATCTCGAGCATCACCTATCAAGATGAAGAAGCGGTTTTAAGTTTCAGTAGAAAAAATTTGAAGCGTTCTGCTATCTTAGTTAATAGCCAATTAATAAGAAACTCAGACTTGAGGCCATAG
- the mutY gene encoding A/G-specific adenine glycosylase, with product MAKITVMTELTTSQSQWFSRQVLDWYDKHGRKHLPWQQDVTPYKVWLSEVMLQQTQVTTVIPYFETFIQRFPSINDLANANEDEVLHLWTGLGYYARARNLHKAAKKIRDEYKGKFPETFEKVIDLPGVGRSTAGAILSLSLQQHHAILDGNVKRVLTRYFAVEGWPGKKAVENELWSYADQLTPRSRPGNFNQVMMDIGATVCTRSKPKCSVCPLSEQCVAKLEQRQSEFPFSKPKKDKPIRFVYMLMLNHHNSVYMYQRPSSGIWGGLYSFPEFEDLVAMQTYLDSIGLTDVDIDFQENKLFRHTFSHYHLDIQPILLPVPDMADIPLGVSEQTEIWFDATNITDTKVGLSAVAKKLLQDL from the coding sequence ATGGCAAAAATAACAGTTATGACTGAATTAACAACGTCTCAATCACAATGGTTTTCTAGGCAAGTGCTTGATTGGTACGATAAGCATGGGCGTAAACACCTGCCATGGCAGCAGGACGTAACTCCATACAAAGTATGGCTATCAGAGGTAATGTTACAGCAAACTCAGGTCACAACCGTTATCCCTTATTTTGAAACCTTTATTCAGCGCTTTCCAAGCATTAACGATCTAGCAAACGCCAATGAAGACGAAGTTTTACACTTGTGGACTGGCTTAGGTTATTACGCAAGGGCGCGAAATCTTCATAAAGCTGCGAAAAAAATTCGTGATGAATACAAAGGAAAGTTCCCCGAAACCTTTGAAAAAGTGATCGACTTACCCGGTGTTGGACGCTCCACCGCTGGCGCTATCTTGTCGTTATCATTACAACAGCATCATGCAATTTTAGACGGAAATGTAAAGCGTGTGCTTACTCGCTATTTTGCTGTTGAAGGGTGGCCGGGTAAAAAAGCGGTAGAAAATGAATTATGGTCCTATGCGGATCAGTTAACGCCTCGTTCACGTCCTGGTAATTTTAACCAAGTGATGATGGATATTGGCGCTACCGTATGTACACGAAGTAAGCCTAAATGCAGTGTGTGCCCGCTATCAGAGCAGTGTGTTGCTAAATTAGAGCAACGCCAAAGTGAATTTCCATTTTCAAAACCTAAAAAAGATAAACCAATTAGGTTTGTTTATATGCTTATGTTGAATCACCATAATAGTGTGTATATGTATCAACGACCAAGTAGTGGAATTTGGGGAGGACTTTATAGTTTCCCTGAGTTTGAAGACTTAGTCGCAATGCAAACGTATCTAGATAGTATTGGATTAACGGACGTGGATATCGACTTTCAAGAGAATAAGCTGTTTCGACATACATTTAGTCATTATCACCTTGATATTCAACCTATCTTATTGCCAGTACCAGACATGGCGGATATACCACTGGGAGTCTCTGAGCAAACTGAAATTTGGTTTGACGCTACTAACATAACGGATACCAAAGTTGGCTTGTCGGCAGTGGCTAAGAAGTTGTTACAAGACTTATAG
- the trmB gene encoding tRNA (guanosine(46)-N7)-methyltransferase TrmB, which produces MTDNTRKTAEQAKAEGKYIRTIKSFVKREGRLTKGQQKALDQFWPTMGLEHTNGLIDFVDVFGNDNPVVLEIGFGMGASLVQMAKNAPDKNFIGIEVHLPGVGACLSSADEAGVTNLRLYNHDAIEILRDCIADESLQTVQLFFPDPWHKTRHHKRRIVQPAFVESLRTKLKIGGVFHMATDWENYSEHMIEVMDAADSFENIAGKINSDENATSVFVERPDSRPLTKFEQRGHRLGHGVWDIMFERVK; this is translated from the coding sequence ATGACTGACAATACTCGTAAAACTGCCGAACAAGCAAAAGCCGAAGGCAAGTACATTCGTACCATTAAAAGCTTTGTAAAACGTGAAGGTAGATTGACCAAAGGTCAGCAAAAAGCACTTGATCAGTTTTGGCCGACAATGGGTTTAGAACACACAAACGGCTTGATAGATTTTGTTGATGTGTTTGGCAACGACAATCCAGTTGTTCTTGAAATTGGCTTTGGTATGGGCGCCTCTTTAGTTCAGATGGCTAAAAACGCCCCTGATAAAAATTTTATCGGCATCGAGGTTCACTTACCCGGTGTTGGTGCTTGCTTGTCGTCTGCAGATGAAGCTGGCGTAACAAACTTAAGACTTTACAATCACGACGCCATTGAAATTTTGCGCGACTGCATTGCCGATGAATCGCTGCAAACCGTACAGTTATTTTTTCCGGATCCTTGGCACAAAACTCGCCACCATAAACGTCGTATTGTTCAACCAGCATTTGTCGAGAGCCTACGTACAAAATTAAAAATAGGCGGCGTATTTCATATGGCTACGGACTGGGAAAACTACTCTGAGCATATGATCGAGGTAATGGACGCCGCAGATTCGTTTGAGAATATTGCTGGTAAAATTAATAGTGATGAAAATGCCACTAGTGTATTTGTCGAACGTCCTGATAGTCGCCCATTAACTAAGTTTGAGCAGCGCGGACACCGACTAGGTCATGGTGTTTGGGATATTATGTTTGAACGAGTGAAATAA
- the folE2 gene encoding GTP cyclohydrolase FolE2 yields MPTKMPDIANQAKAQTEGVLDWVGMSNIEMPLMVEMQGETRPTSALVEAFVNLKEPKAKGIHMSRLYLMLDELSVESALNIKNLQTLLTNFIESHHDLSNAAHLKFEFDYHMRRKSLISGKLGWKAYPVVITGNLTDGLLDIELAVKVPYSSTCPCSAALARQLIQNKFNETFDGQAKVDAETVHAWLGSTEGIVATPHSQRSIAEVKVKLSEAVTDFPIVDLVDAIEFALKTPVQAAVKREDEQEFARLNGQNLMFCEDAGRRIKAALNNIEGYKDFWLRVNHYESLHAHDAVSVASKGIEGGYSSK; encoded by the coding sequence ATGCCAACTAAAATGCCAGATATTGCAAATCAAGCGAAAGCCCAAACTGAAGGTGTGCTTGATTGGGTAGGGATGAGCAACATTGAAATGCCATTAATGGTTGAGATGCAAGGTGAGACTCGTCCGACTTCAGCGCTGGTTGAAGCGTTTGTTAACCTTAAAGAGCCAAAAGCTAAAGGCATTCACATGTCTCGTTTGTATTTAATGCTAGATGAGCTTTCAGTTGAGAGTGCGTTAAATATTAAAAACCTACAAACGCTGCTTACTAACTTTATTGAAAGTCATCACGACCTTTCAAATGCTGCGCACCTTAAATTTGAATTTGATTATCACATGCGCCGTAAGTCACTGATTAGTGGCAAACTAGGTTGGAAAGCCTACCCAGTCGTAATTACTGGTAACTTAACAGACGGTCTATTAGATATTGAACTTGCTGTAAAAGTACCTTACTCATCAACTTGCCCTTGTTCTGCAGCACTAGCTCGTCAGCTTATTCAAAACAAATTCAACGAGACATTTGATGGACAAGCTAAAGTTGATGCTGAAACCGTTCATGCTTGGTTAGGCTCTACTGAAGGCATCGTCGCAACTCCGCATAGCCAACGTTCAATTGCAGAAGTCAAAGTTAAACTTTCAGAAGCCGTTACTGACTTTCCAATTGTTGATTTAGTTGACGCTATTGAGTTTGCTCTTAAAACGCCGGTTCAAGCAGCGGTTAAACGTGAAGATGAGCAAGAATTTGCCCGCTTAAATGGTCAAAACTTAATGTTTTGTGAAGATGCAGGTCGTCGTATTAAAGCGGCATTAAACAACATTGAAGGCTACAAGGACTTTTGGTTACGAGTTAATCATTATGAATCTTTGCATGCACATGATGCTGTATCAGTGGCCAGTAAAGGTATTGAAGGCGGATATTCATCTAAATAA
- a CDS encoding sensor histidine kinase: MKQYKRSISLKSAINRAILLVSIATLFISVSISTYVYKQRLEGESAYLAKTISEIVAYNSVVPISFDLRKGLNEFLSTLNNISEIANVHIYKIDASKEALKFFASYNKIGVLPVSTQIERLTYLNKARINNGYLEYAMAIKDPKIGDVIGHVYIRTRLTAYYDNLYDLLKINLLVIAFVALLAFLIAQSLRNRVLKPINNFVQELESASQDQEFKKKVSPIPFDEISVIADAVNELLIKIAQQIRRFSLAEQEITQLNQNLEEKVIFRTKALRESNEELLNALEQVHQYQSQVIQSEKMASLGQMVAGVAHEVNTPIGLGVTASTMLSDRIDDIKSKLDDKTLSAAQLASFLSDSRENTQIIYRNLTRAADLISSFKQVAVDQTAGVIREIKLHEYLDEIINSMQPTLKKYRHIVTINCDESLTIKTKPGPLNQIIINLIMNSITHGFKAMEQGQITINATLNKDKCIVNFIDNGCGIEEKIKQKVFDPFVTTSRGEGGSGLGLHLVYNLVTQALKGNISVVSELTSGAQFTIEFPAYLQENSHD; the protein is encoded by the coding sequence ATGAAACAATACAAACGTAGCATCTCTCTGAAGTCTGCAATAAACCGTGCAATTCTGCTCGTTAGCATTGCAACTCTTTTTATTTCAGTCTCTATCTCCACTTATGTTTACAAACAACGGTTAGAGGGCGAGTCAGCGTACTTAGCAAAAACTATCAGCGAAATAGTTGCTTATAATTCAGTTGTGCCTATCAGTTTTGATCTTAGAAAAGGTTTGAACGAATTTCTATCTACCCTGAACAATATCTCCGAAATCGCTAACGTACATATCTATAAAATAGACGCTAGTAAAGAGGCTTTAAAGTTTTTTGCGAGTTACAACAAAATCGGCGTGTTACCTGTATCTACGCAAATCGAGCGCCTAACATACCTAAACAAAGCTAGGATAAATAATGGCTACTTAGAATACGCGATGGCAATAAAAGATCCTAAAATCGGTGACGTAATTGGCCATGTATATATACGTACTCGACTTACCGCTTATTACGATAACCTCTACGATTTACTCAAAATTAATCTGCTAGTGATTGCTTTTGTCGCCTTACTGGCCTTTCTAATTGCGCAATCACTACGAAATAGAGTACTAAAACCCATTAATAATTTTGTTCAAGAGCTTGAGAGTGCTAGCCAAGATCAAGAATTTAAAAAGAAAGTATCGCCTATTCCCTTTGATGAGATTAGTGTCATCGCAGACGCTGTAAATGAGCTTTTGATAAAAATAGCTCAGCAAATAAGACGATTTTCATTGGCTGAACAAGAAATCACTCAACTAAATCAAAACTTGGAAGAAAAGGTGATATTTCGAACCAAAGCATTACGTGAGTCTAACGAAGAATTACTCAATGCTTTAGAGCAAGTACACCAATATCAATCTCAGGTTATTCAATCAGAAAAAATGGCAAGTTTAGGCCAAATGGTTGCGGGGGTTGCCCATGAAGTAAATACCCCAATTGGGTTAGGTGTTACAGCTTCAACAATGCTGTCAGATAGAATTGACGATATAAAAAGTAAATTGGATGATAAAACACTCAGCGCTGCCCAACTTGCGAGCTTTTTAAGTGACAGTCGGGAAAACACACAAATCATTTATCGAAATTTAACCCGAGCAGCGGACTTAATCAGTTCATTCAAACAAGTGGCGGTTGATCAAACTGCTGGTGTTATTAGAGAAATAAAACTGCATGAGTACTTGGACGAAATTATAAATTCTATGCAGCCGACTTTAAAAAAATACCGGCACATAGTAACGATTAATTGTGATGAAAGTTTAACGATTAAAACTAAGCCAGGGCCATTAAATCAAATCATCATCAACCTAATAATGAACTCCATCACTCATGGGTTTAAAGCGATGGAGCAAGGGCAAATAACAATTAATGCTACGCTTAATAAAGATAAGTGTATCGTTAACTTTATAGATAACGGCTGTGGAATTGAGGAAAAGATAAAACAAAAAGTATTTGATCCGTTTGTAACTACATCTCGCGGAGAGGGCGGTTCAGGTCTTGGCTTGCACTTAGTATATAACTTAGTGACTCAAGCCTTAAAAGGCAATATTTCGGTTGTTAGTGAGCTAACTAGTGGTGCCCAGTTTACTATAGAGTTTCCTGCTTATTTGCAGGAGAATAGCCATGACTAA
- a CDS encoding class I SAM-dependent methyltransferase gives MASTSNTMQPENQVIVRNIEHLPSGKVLLIDALPDQAIKEFSALRPDIIWTVYTPYIDTAEQLSNINIASQDSLPVHKSAWLTSEQVGLFDAVLIYYPKAKQRFDYYLSMTSQLLKQDGQLFIVGEKKGGVKSCDKALKPFSDGIKKLDSARHCMLFTATFNNKACTKSMDSWFKEVNLDIDFAGTTINLTLASLPGVFSAKRLDNGTELLLKSMTAVNGKGIDFGCGCGVISAALSLNNDNEIVAIDVDALAVESSNRTFKINGSNATAIHSNGLSNLMNQSNQFDFIVSNPPFHTGLQTDYSIVDLFLKNSAKLIKSKYEMWIVANSFLPYPPLFKKYLKAANTVENNKRFSVYHIR, from the coding sequence ATGGCATCAACCAGTAACACGATGCAACCTGAAAACCAAGTTATAGTCAGAAATATTGAACACCTTCCTTCTGGCAAGGTGTTGCTTATTGATGCACTTCCTGATCAGGCTATCAAAGAATTTTCGGCACTTAGACCTGATATAATCTGGACCGTTTATACGCCTTATATTGATACTGCAGAACAACTCTCAAATATTAATATTGCGTCGCAAGATTCCTTACCCGTACATAAATCAGCATGGCTGACGAGCGAGCAAGTAGGCTTATTTGATGCTGTTTTAATTTACTACCCTAAAGCCAAACAAAGATTTGATTACTACTTGTCTATGACCAGTCAATTGTTAAAGCAAGACGGTCAGCTATTTATTGTTGGCGAAAAGAAAGGTGGCGTTAAAAGTTGTGACAAAGCGTTAAAGCCCTTTTCTGACGGGATAAAGAAACTCGACTCGGCGCGTCACTGTATGCTTTTTACAGCTACTTTTAACAATAAAGCGTGTACCAAATCCATGGACTCTTGGTTTAAAGAAGTAAACTTAGACATTGATTTTGCTGGGACTACCATAAACTTAACCTTAGCCTCGTTGCCTGGTGTTTTTAGTGCTAAGCGTTTGGATAATGGCACTGAATTACTGTTAAAGAGTATGACTGCAGTTAACGGTAAAGGAATCGACTTTGGTTGCGGTTGTGGGGTAATTTCCGCAGCACTGAGCTTAAATAATGACAATGAGATAGTCGCGATTGATGTTGACGCATTAGCGGTAGAGAGCAGTAATAGAACCTTTAAAATTAACGGTAGTAACGCCACGGCCATTCATTCTAACGGCCTATCGAATCTTATGAATCAGAGCAACCAGTTTGACTTTATTGTCTCAAACCCGCCGTTTCATACAGGTTTACAGACAGACTACTCAATTGTTGATTTATTTTTGAAGAACAGCGCAAAGCTCATTAAGTCTAAATACGAAATGTGGATAGTTGCAAACTCGTTCTTACCTTACCCGCCTCTATTTAAAAAATATTTGAAGGCTGCAAACACCGTGGAAAACAACAAACGATTCTCGGTTTACCACATCAGATAG
- a CDS encoding oxidative damage protection protein — MARQVYCEYLKKESAGLDFQLYPGEIGTRIFNNISKEAWAEWQKKQVMLINEHKLSMINPEHRELLETTMVGFLFEGKDVEIEGYVPKK, encoded by the coding sequence ATGGCACGTCAAGTTTATTGTGAATACTTAAAAAAAGAATCAGCGGGATTGGACTTCCAGTTATATCCAGGTGAAATCGGCACTCGAATTTTTAATAATATTTCAAAAGAAGCGTGGGCAGAGTGGCAAAAGAAACAAGTAATGCTGATCAATGAACATAAGCTGTCAATGATTAACCCAGAGCATCGTGAGTTATTAGAAACAACCATGGTCGGCTTTTTATTTGAAGGTAAAGATGTTGAAATTGAAGGTTATGTACCTAAAAAATAG